ctcccagtggccacccattttaatcccattcccgttccgatatgtccatccacggcctcctccacctGTCGTGatggggccacactcaggttggaggaacaacacctcatattccgtctgggtagcctccaacctgatggcatgaacatcgacttctctaacttccgttaatgccccacctcccccttaaCCATTTCCCATCAcctttaccctctctcacctcatttccttgcctgcccatcgcctccctctggtgctccttcccccttttctttcttccatggcctcctgtctctTTGACCagtcaacctcccagctctttacttcatccccctccccctcccggttaaccctttcattcctggaagcctcctctggactcttccccaatgccagcacaccctttcttcaCAAGGTGTTAGCTGGAGAGGAGGACTTTAGTCATAGGAAGGGCTACTCAGAAATGGCCACCCAATTCAAttctactccccattcccattctgacacgtgagaccacggcctcctctgctgccacccGAGGCCTCACTCacattggaggagcaacagcttatcacctactaccttcctcccctctccccgaccTCCAACACCTTCTTACTCCaacttcttccctccctccccagtCCTGTTGGAGCTCGTCCGCCGGTTTCTCCCCCTGTGCTGGGAGGGAGGAACTTCTCACCTGGGTAGACCTGGACTCCCCGTAGCGCAGTTCCATGACAAAGTGCTCGCAGTTTGATGAGATGATGCTGTAGTCCATCTCGCGGCCTACCTGCCGCCGGGCCTCCTTCAGGATGACGTTGATGGGACGGGGACGCCGGCTGCCGTCCAGTTTATTGTTCACCTGGCAACGGTCTGTCCCCACCACGACGCGTAGGAGCTCCCGTTTCACGTAGGCCTTGTCGGTGAACACAGACATGATGCTGCTCGCACCGGCGTCGCACACCTCGCCTGAGGGGAGGGACAGCAGGAGGGGCAGACACAGAGGGTGGGGTCAGCCTTCGGGCTGTCCAGATGGTCATGGGTGTAGtggggactctgtgtgtgtgtgtgtgtgtgtgtgtgtgtgtgtgtgtgtgtctgtgtgtgtcagtgtgtgtgtgtgtgtgtgtgtgtgtgtgtgtgtgtgtctgtgtgtatgtgtgtgtcagtgtgtgtgtgtctgtgtcagggtgcgtgtgtgtgtgagagagagagagtctgtgtgtgtatgtgtgtgcgtataTGGGTGtgtgcctgtctgtgtgtgtcagtgggtgtctgtgtgcatgtgtctgtccATGAGTGTCAGTGTGCGTGCGCGCGCAAGTGTGTGTAtgcgtctgtatgtgtgtgtgtgtgtacgtctgtgtgtatgtgtgtatatgaatGTTTGTCTGTGtcaatgtgtgtgtgagtctgtgtgtgtgtcttgtgtgtctgtgagtgtgagtgtgtgtgtgtgtgtgtgagtgtatgcgtgtgtgtgtgtgtgtgtgagagtgtgtgtcagtgtatgtgagtgtatgcgtgtgtgtgagtgtatgcgtgtgtgtgtgtgtgagtgtatgtgagtgtatgcgtatgcgtgtgtgtgtgtgtgagtgtgtgtcagtgtatgtgagtgtatgtgtgtgtgagtgtgtgtgagtgtgagtgtgagcgtGTGTATGCGGGTCTCACAGGCCGCAGGATGGGAAGAATCTCGGAGGATGGGGTGGCCCGGGTGGTGGAGatgtagctgggggggggggggtggtgacacTGTACTTACTCGGAGGTGCCAGGTGAATGACATAACCATCCCCCACGTACAGCGCCCAGTGCTGGTAAAGTGGCCGACAAATTTCAATCAGGTCACCGGCCTTTGGTTCCATTTCACCCTGGAGACAAAAATGGAAAAGAGAGGGGCATCAGTGAGGGAGgcaggaagagagggagggagggagggggtgtcaggcagaaagggagggagggagggcaggaacgggagggagagaggaaaataGGAGGGAGGGGGTGTCAGGCAgaaagggagggggcagggaaagggagagaggcaagTGTGAACATGACACTTTTGTACAcagagacacaggcacacactaattgtcaacacacacacacactcactcactcagagTTGGGGAAGCTGTAGTGCAGGGCAGGGTGAACTGATGTTTATTGGACAGAAATCGGGTGAAACATGGCGTTTCCTGGGGACTGGTGCTATAGAATTGAGACGGACTGAAGCCAGACACGGACTGGACAGTGGAATTGTGACAGACACGGACTGGACAGTGGAATCGTGACAGATACAGACGGGACAGTGGAATCGTGACAGACACGGACCGGCCAGTGGAATCGTTACAGACACAGACCAGACAGTGGAATCGTGACAGACACGGACCAGACAGTGGAATCGTGACAGACACAGACCAGACAGTGGAATCGTTACAGACACAGACCGGACAGTGGAATCGTGACAGACACAGACCGGACAGTGGAACCGTGACAGACACGGACTGGACAGTGGAATCGTGACAGACACAGACTGGCCAGTGGAATCGTGACAGACACGGACTGGACAGTGGAATCGTGACAGATACAGACGGGACAGTGGAATCGTGACAGACACGGACCGGCCAGTGGAATCGTTACAGACACGGACCGGACAGTGGAATCGTGACAGACACGGACTGGACAGTGGAATCGTGACAGACACAGACCGGACAGTGGAATCATGACAGACACGGACTGGCCACTGGGGTGGGCACAGGCGTGGCGGATGAAGTTTAATCCAGTGAAAGGCGTCACCTTTCAcggaccctttagaacagagatgaggaggaatttccttaaccagagagtggtgaatctgtggaattcaccgCCACAGACGGCAGAGGAGGCCGAGTATTTGGggctatttaaagcagaggttgacaggttcttgatcggtcggggcatcaaaggttttggagaggaaggcaggagaatggggttgagggggaaaataaatcatccatattgggatggcagagcaggctcgatgggccaaacggcctgatttttttcctatgtcttgtggtcttatgaccTCTGCAGTTCCCCCACCCATCACTGCCGAGCACCGAGCTTGAGAGAGGCTGTTCCACTAAACCACTTCCTGCTGCTATTTTgatcgggatttgttactcaatcagtatcactgtgtgcacagtactaggTCTGCGACTGGATCCCTGCTGCAGCGTcctgacagtacaatctggccACAATGGATCCAACAGACCTCGGTTGTCTGAGAATTGCCCTGgaacaacagggagtgatgctggggagacacCAGAACCAGCTGGAGTCTGTGTTTAGGGCAGTGGAGTCGCTTTCTGCCAATGTAACCAATCTTGTGGCCGagactcagtcactccagctgGCCCAGAGCGTCCATCAACATTCTGCGACTGCATCTTCCACCCCACCCTCTGCGTTCTCACATGCTCCTCCTGTCCAAGACCCCCGtctgcctcctccagaaaagtactCAGGTGAACCCGGTACCTGCCGctcttttctttcccagtgcacCCTCATTTTTGAATTGCAACCAACAACATTCCCGACTGATCGAGCCAAGGTAGCCTACGTCATCACCCAACTGTCTGGTTGGGCGAGAGAATGCGGACAGCTGTCTGGGAGGCAGGCTCCCCTTTCTGTAGTaattttcagttattttctgaggagatgagaaaagtgTTTGATTGCTCCGAACATGGGAGAGAGGCTGCCCATGAAATGCTGCACATGTGCCAGGGGTGCAGGTTTGTGTCAGATCACACCATAGAGTTCCAGACCCTAACCACCTCCAGCAGCTGGAACTCAGAGGCACAGTACGACACCTTCCTGAATGGTCTGTCCGAAGAcatcaaagatgagctggtcacccaggaccttcctgtcacctttgaagccctggtggaTTTGGCCCTCTGTATTGATGTTCGCCTTCAGCAGTGCTGCAgagggaggggttccagagggtCCCTGGGGGCACTGGGTGAGTTCCAAGCTCCTTGTCAGTCTACATTGCCCTGCCATTTGCCCCATCTACAATTCCTGTTCCAGAGCCCGAGGCTATGCATGTTGACCGTACCCGCCTGACGCTGACTGAAAGACaaagtaggcaacacttacaacgtctgaagaaaaaaaaaattttttttaaagattgaaaaaaatttttGGCGACAAGAAAATGAGATTTAAAaacccctactaagcaagaaaagtgAGAATAAAAAACCATTAGGGTGCTCAACCCCGGAGACATGCATCAcgcaaaaagcttctaaagataaacataaaactgcctgcaagaaaaaaaaggtaccaaaaatttacaattagatcgtggaggaaatctatcaattaattcAAATGATAGTAAGGAGCAAATGAACCCCagcttttctcaaaatcaaacataggttcaaaggttcgacttctaattttctccaaattaagacatagcatcacttgagagaatcattgtgacaaagtgggagctgatgtatccttccacttcaacaaaatggccctcctagctatcaatgtaacaaatgcaataacatgttgttcagacaaagagataccgcggatattttgaggaattattccaaaaagcacagttcttttcttttcttcttgactagatttacaactgcctttgtacaacacggttcctgtaccctaccatcctttccctgtctcattggaacgtacctatgcagaacaccacacaaatatcccctgaacttttgtcacatttctgccatacatttccccgagaacatctgttcccaatttatgcttccacgttcctgcctgatagcctcatatctcCCCTTACTCctattaaacactttcctaacttgtctgctcctatccctttccaatgctatggtaaaggagaaagaattgtgatcactctctccaaaacgctctcccactgggagtcctgacacctgaccaggttcatttcccaataccagatcaagtacagcctctcctcttgttggcttatctacatattgtgtcaggaaaccttcctgaacacacctaacaaactccaccccatctaaaccccttgctctagggagatgccaatcgatatttggaaaattaaaatctcccaccacaacaaccctgttattattacacctttccagaatctgtctccctatctgctccttgatgtctctgttactattgggtggtctataaaaaacccctccctgtttctaacttccacccacagagactcagtagacaatccctccacgacTTCCTTTACTTCAGctgtgacattatctctgatcagcagtgccacactcCCAATTCTTTTGCCTCCTCCCTGTACTTTCTGAGATATCTAAAGCCTGGCCTCTAAGCAACCATTCCGGCCCCTGAGCCATCATTCCGGCCTCTAAGCAACCATTCaggcccctgagccatccaagtctctgtaatggccacaacatcatagctccaactaTTGATCCACTCTCtaaactcatccgctttgttcgtAATAATCCTTGCATTaaaaaatagacacatctcaaaccatcagtctgagtgaatcccttctctatcacctgtctgtccttcctcttACACGATCTCAAAGCTTTCTTGATTTGTGAGCCGACAGCCCCTTCCTCCgcctcttcagttcggttcccacccccccccccagcaattctagtttaaactctccccagtagccttagcaaacctccccgccaggatattggtccccctgggattcaagtgcagaccgtccttttcgtacaggtcattcctgctccaaaagaggtcccaatgatccagaaatctgaatccctgccccctactccaatccttcagccGCGCATTTAtcctctattcctatactcactgtcgtgtggcacaggcggTAATCCTTTGTGgtcttgcttctcaacttccttcctaactccccatagtctgttttcaggacctcccttttcctacctatgtcgttggtaccaatatgtaccacgacctctggctgttcaccttcacaattcagaatatcgtggacgcgatcagaaacatcccagaccctggcacctgggaggcaaactaccatctgtgtttctttcctgcgtccacagaatcgcctgtctgactccctaactgtagagtcccctatcactgctgccttcttcctttccctacccttctgagccacagagccggaCTCTGTGACAGGTGCCGCCCTTCGCGGCGGACACAGCGAACCTGACCCGTCCCGTCCATCAGCTTTTCCTCCCCACTATCCCGCAAGAGGCTCCCTCCTCGCCCACAGCTCGCAGGACGCTCGGCCTCCGGACGGTAGGGAGCGGGTGGGTTGTTGGATgccgggggtggggaggggagaggagcgtGAGGAGGGACGGCAAACAGTCCTCTGACTTCCACGCGTAAGTTGCAGCGTGTTCTCGGGTTCTACTCACGAATGATGAAGCCATGGAGAGCTCTCTCCCAAGCGGCCGATGAGGCGCCGGCGACGTTCAGAAAGCGACAGCGGTCCTGCACCCGGCAGGTCGCGAAGCAAAACAGATCTCAGACTGGGCCGTTGCTTCCTTTCAGAGCCTGCAGGCGGGACTTCCCCACAACAGAGCAGAGGAACGCGTGTTAAAGTGTGGAGGTGAACTTCCGTCCCATCCCCCGCTGcatacacacaaaaacacactctctctctctctctctcacacacacacacacacacacacacacacacacacacacacatatataaacactctctttctctctctcacacagacctaaacactctttctctctctctctctctctctctcacacacacacacacacacacacacacacataaacactctctttctctctcacacacagacctaaacactctttctctctctctttctcacacacacacacacacacaaacactctcacacacacataaacacactttctctttctcacacacacagataaacaaactctttctctctcacacacatgaacactctctctcacacacacacacacacacacacacactctctcacacacataaacactttctctctcacacacacataaacacactctttctctctcactcacaaacactcacacacatgcataAACACTCTCTCTTGCACACACACATAAGCACTCTCTCACACATGTAaactctcacacattctctcacaaacacataaacactctctcacaaacactctcacacacacactcagaaacactctcacacgcacacatacataaagtctctcacaaacacacatgctctctcacacacacaaatacgcactctcacacacagactctcacatgTACACatgcacaaatacacacacagacactctctctcacacagacacactctcacacatatacctgtacagaagggacagtttgcacctgaattggaggggGGGCTAAAATCCTAGCGGAAAGGTTTGTGAAATCTGCGTGGTgaggtttaaactggagttgcagggggatgggaaccagagtgccaggacagttagtggagaggttgtggaggcagatcttGGCAAGACTTcggacaaagttaggaatcaacggttgagcatggtgtgactagtgtcctgagctgccaaTGTAAGAAGTGtcataggaaaggtggataatagtTCTGAAGATGAGATGCCTGGTTTGCGgaaagaggcaatgtgtagtgaggagaacTATTgacaggcaaaattgcagtcaacaggatgagttgcgatggaaaaggtggacaaaattaaaaagggtgaacacagggc
The sequence above is a segment of the Mobula birostris isolate sMobBir1 chromosome 28, sMobBir1.hap1, whole genome shotgun sequence genome. Coding sequences within it:
- the LOC140189318 gene encoding phospholipase A and acyltransferase 3-like, translated to MASSFGEMEPKAGDLIEICRPLYQHWALYVGDGYVIHLAPPSEVCDAGASSIMSVFTDKAYVKRELLRVVVGTDRCQVNNKLDGSRRPRPINVILKEARRQVGREMDYSIISSNCEHFVMELRYGESRSTQVEDAAFYTVGAGIFGVVALVGYQLLKSQQKHKK